GTCGCAGACGCAAACGCGTCCTTCGTTGCGCCCCAGGACGTCGAGCAGTTGCAGCCGGATGGGGTGGGCCAGGAGCTGGAGATCCTCTGCAAGGCGCTCGGCCTCACGCACGGCGATGCGCGGACGTACGCCGCTGTCGCAGCACCGTTCCCCCAACTGCCGTTCGACGATTTCCAGCACCTTGGCCATGGTGGACAGTACGGAGTATATCGAAGTTTGTCAATACGTCATTCGCCACCACGACGAAAACCCCCAAACGAAAGAAGACGAGAGCCCAGGCCCTCGTCTTCTCGTCCTCTCGTCCTCTCGTCCTCTCGTCCTCTCGTCCTCCGCCCCTATTCGACGGTCACCGACTTTGCCAGGTTCCTCGGCTGGTCGACGTTCGCGCCGCGCTTGACGGCGACATAGTACGCCAGCAGCTGCAACGGGACCGACGCCAGGATCGGCATCAGGAGGTCGATCGTCTCGGGGATGCGGAACTCGTAGTCGATCTTCCCTTCGAGCGCGTCCTCGTCGCGCGACGTCACGGCGATCACGCGCCCCTTGCGCGCCTTCACCTCGTGCACGTTCGAGGTGATCTTGTCGAACACCGAGTCATGCGGGGCGATGAAGACCACCGGCATCATCTCGTCGATGAGGGCGATGGGACCGTGCTTCATCTCGGCCGCGGGATAGCCCTCGGCGTGGATGTACGAGATCTCCTTGAGCTTGAGCGCCCCCTCGAGGGCGACCGGGAAGTTGTAGCCGCGCCCGAGGTACAGGAAGTTGCTCGCGCGCTTGTACTCCTCGGCGATATCCTCGATTTCCTGCGCGCGGTCGAGCACCTGGCGGATCTGCGCCGGCAGCGCGCGCATCCCGGCAATGATCTCCGCCCCGCGCTCCTGCGACAGCGCGCCGCGCAGCCGCGCCAGCTTGAGCGTGAACAGGAGGAGCGCGATGACCTGCGACGTGAACGCCTTGGTCGATGCCACACCAATCTCGGGGCCGGCGTGGATGTAGATCCCGCCATCCGCCTCGCGGGCAATGGTGGACCCCACGACGTTCACGATGCCTAACGTACGGGCGCCGCGGCGCTTGGCTTCGCGCATGGCGGCCAGCGTGTCGGCCGTCTCGCCCGACTGCGAGATGACGATGCAGAGCGTCTTGTGGTCGACGATCGGGTTGCGGTAGCGGAACTCCGACGCGTACTCGACCTCCACCGGGATGCGGGCCAGTTCCTCCAGCATGTGCTCGCCGATGAGCGCCGAGTGCCACGACGTTCCGCACGCGGTGATGACGATGTTGCTGAAGCCCAGCAGCTCCTCGTCCGTGAGGTTGAGGCCACCCAGCTTCGACGTCCCTTCATCGTCCAGCATGCGCCCGCGCATCGTGTTCTCGATCGTCTGCGGCTGCTCGAAGATCTCCTTGAGCATGAAGTGCGCATAGCCGCCACGCTCGATCTGCGCGAGGTCCCACTCGATGTGCGCGACCTTCTTCGGGATCTCCGTCGCGTTCATGTCGATGACGCGGTACCCCTCGTCGTCGATCACCGCCATCTCCCCGTCCTCGAGATAGACCACCTGGCGCGTGTGCGCGAGGATGGCCGAGACGTCGGAGGCGATGAAGTTCTCCTTGTCGCCAAGACCGAGGAGAAGCGGGCTCCCCTTGCGGGCGGCGACGATCTTGTGCGCGTCGACCGAGGAAATGACGGCAATGCCGTACGTCCCTTCGACCTGCCACAGCGCTTCCAGCACCGCGTCCTCGAGGCTCCCGTCGAAGCACTCCTCGATGAGGTGCGCGAGGACCTCGGTGTCGGTGTCGGACGAGAAGGTGTAACCGCGCCCCTCGAGCATCTGCTTGAGGACCGTGGCGTTCTCGATGATCCCGTTATGCACGACGGCGATGGTGCCGTCCTGGCTCACGTGCGGGTGGGCGTTGACCTGGTTGGGCGGGCCGTGCGTCGCCCAGCGCGTGTGGCCAATCCCCGTCGTCCCCTCCACGGGGGCGAGCGAGAGGAGCGACTCGAGCCGCGCGATCTTCCCCGCCTCCTTCACGGTCTTGACGCCGGCGCCGTTCATGATGGCGACGCCCGCGGAGTCATACCCGCGGTATTCGAGGCGCTTGAGCCCTTCGATCAGCAGGGGCGTGGCGACCTTGGGGCCGACGTACCCGACGATTCCGCACATGTCGATTCGGTGTGATTATGCCGCCAACGCGTCCAACGGCGCGCGGCAACGGCGTACCAATTCCCTCGCCTCCTCCTCCGTCGGTGCCTCGGCGATCACCCGCACGATCGGCTCGGTTCCCGACGGCCTCACGTGAACCCATCGATCGGGCCAGGTGAGCCGCAGTCCATCCTGTGTGTCCACCGACGCATCGGCGAACGCCTCCCGCAACGATCGGTAGACCTGGTCGAGCGGCGCGTTGGGCCGGTCGAGCTTGTCCTTCACGATCCGGTACTGGGGATAGCGGGAGACAACTGCAGACAGCGTGCCGTCGAACTCGTGCAGTAGCTGGAGGATGAGCGCCGCGGCGAGCGGCGCGTCGCGCCCCAGGTGCAGTTCGGGGAGGATGACACCGCCGTTCCCCTCCCCCCCGACGACCGCCCCCACCGCCCGCATCTTGACCGCCACGTTCACCTCCCCGACCGGGGCAAGGACCAGCTCGCACCCCGCCTCCCTGGCGATGTCGGCCACGATCCGCGACGTCGAGAGATTGGTGACCACTGGGCCGCGCCGCTTGGCCAGAATCACCCGCGCCGCCAGCGCCAGCGTGTAGTCCTCCCCGATCGCTCGCCCTTGGTCGGAAACGAGCGCCAGGCGGTCCACGTCCGGGTCGGTCGCGAAGCCAACCACCGCGCCGCTCGACTTCACGAGCGCCTCCAGTTCGCCGAGGTTCTCGGCCACCGGCTCAGGGGGGCGATGGAAGCGACCGTGCGGCTCCAGGTTGATCGCGCTTACCCGGCAACCAAGGCGCTCCAACAGCTTGGGGAAGATCGTGACGCCGGCGCCGTGACAGGCATCGAGCGCCACGTGGAAGCCGCGAGCGCGAATCCCGCGCACGTCCAGAAACGGGAGCGCCAGGATCTGGTCGATGTGCCGGTCGATGGCCGCGTCATCCGCCGAGACCGCGCCGAGCTTGTCCCACGTTGCCCTCGGGATGCGCGACTCGAGGAAGGCGCGCATCGCTGCCCCTTCGGCGGCGTCGAGAAAGAGCCCGGCGGGGCCGATGAACTTGAGGGCGTTCCACTCGACCGGGTTGTGCGACGCGGTGATCGCCAGCCCCCCGGCTGCGTGATGGTGCTCGACCGCCATCTGGACGGTGGGGGTGGGAGCCATCCCGATGTCGAGGACGTCGGCCCCGACCGACTGCAGCGCCGAGACGACGGCGCGGTGGAACATGGGACCGGAAACGCGGGAATCGCGTCCGACCACGATGACCCTGGACGTCGATCGCGCGATGGAGAAGGCGCCGAAGGCGGCGGCAAACTGGCAGGCGATCTCGGGTGTGAGAGCCTCCCCCACACGTCCGCGGACCCCCGATACGCTGACCATCAGCCCTTCAAATCTCATCCAATGCTCCGCACAGAGTGCGAGGAAAGTAGCGGCGAAACTGTTGTAGGCAAGGCACTTACGACGTGATACACATCACAAAACCTAACGAGCGACCGACACGGGGCAGCGTCGCCGCTTAGTTTCCGCGCGTTCGGCTCGGGGCTCACGGCCGACACCGCTACGGCCCCCGAGGTCCGACCTCCCGTATGACGCTCGACCCCCCGGTTCCTTTTCGTCACGCTTCTCCATGAGCAACCCGCTCGCATACCTCCCGCTTGCGCTCGCCGGCGCCAACGGAGCGCTGAATGGCCTTTCCGTACGGCGCCTCGTCTCGGCAGGCGTGGCGCTGTTGCAACGAAGCGCGCCGCTCGTTCGCTCGCTCTCGGGGCACAGGTCGGGGATCCTCCTCCCGCCGTCGCCGGCGCTGCTCGTCGCGCTGGCGGCGAGTGAGGGGCGAGCCGCCGCCCTCCTCGATCCCGACGCTTCGACCGACGAACTGGCGATTGCGCTCCGGCGCGAGGATGCGGCGGCGGTATTCACGACCATCGCGCTTGCCAATCGTCTCCCGTCCGGACTACCGGTCCTGTTGCTGGACGAGGCGCCCGAACGCGCCACCTGGTTGTGCGACGGCGATCGACGAACGATCGACCTCGCCTGGCACGGCGGGCTGCACCTGACGGGCGAGGCGGATGAACCCGGGGCCGACGAGGCGGTGCTGGTGGCGAGCGGCGACGACCGGCAGCGCGACGCCCTCGGCGTCCCCATCACGCATCGGCGCGTGATGGCCAGTGCGGTGGCGACCGGCGTCCGCGAGCGGTTGGGGGAACGCGATCACACGCTGACCATCGCCGCATCGCCCACCCTGTTCGCGGTGGTGGCCGGGGTGGTGGCGCCACTGATGGCCGGCGGTCGCGTGACTACCGCCGAGCGCGTGGAGCTGGACGGTGTGTGGGCGATCGAACAACTGGAGACGGCCGGCGTCTCGGGGATCGTGGCACCGGCCGCGGCGTACGGCGTGCTGCTGGACGCACTACACGCGCGCGGCCGCGCGCTCGACGCGCCGGTACTCCAACGATGCCTTGCCGGCAGTACGGGAGGGGAGCTCGACGACACTCTGGCCAGGCGCTGGTACGATGCGACCGGCGTCCGGCTGCGCGTCGGCGACGTGGTGGGGAGCGACGGCGCCTTCGGCGCCTAACGCACGCCCATGGGGGCGAGCCCCTGTGCGGGCCCCCCCTCGACAATCGCCGCCTTGTCGATGGCGCCGGAGTGCAGCGCATGCAGGAAGGCATCGACCACATCGGGGTCGAACTGCGCCCCCGAGCAGCGGCGCAGCTCGGCGATGGTGGCTTGCAGTGGAACGCCAGGGCGGTACGGGCGCTCGCTCGTCATGGCGTCGAAGGTGTCGGCCACGGCGGCAATGCGCGCCTCGAGCGGGATGTCGAGCCCGGCGAGTCCATCGGGGATCCCGCGTCCGTCGAAGCGCTCGTGGTGCGAGCGCACGATGTTGAGCGCCAGCGGCATTTCCCCGAGGAGCGGCCCCAGGATGCGCCATCCCACCACCGGATGCGTCATGATGTGCTGGTACTCGTCGTCGGTGAGCGGTCCCGCCTTGTTGAGGACGCTCTCGCGCACGCCGATCTTGCCGATGTCGTGCACCTTGCCGCCAAGTTCGATTTGCCGGACGATGTCGGCGTCGAGTCCCAGCGTACGCGCAATGACGGTCGAGTACTTCGAGACGCGAAGCGAGTGTCCGTGCGTGTACGGGTCCTTGACTTCGAGCGCTTCCGCCAGCGACTGGATCGACGCGAGGAAGAGTTCCTCGAGGCGCCGCGCCTGCACCGAGACCTTGATCTCGAGCAGTTCCTGGTAGTCGCGGTTCTCGAGGATGAGGCGGCGCTTTTCCAGCGCCTGCCGCACGCGTGCGCGCACTTCCTCCAGGTGAAATGGCTTGGTGAGGTAGTCCATCGCCCCTTCGGCCAAGCAGTTCACCGCGGTGCTGACATCGGCCACGGCGGTGATGAGCATGACCGCCGTGTCGGGGTAGCGCGAGCGCACCGAGCGCAGGAGCCCCATGCCATCGAGTTCCGGCATGTGGAGGTCGGTGAGGATGAGGTGTGCGGGGCGGCGTTCGAGGGAGATGAGCGCCTCGGCACCGTTGCTCGCCTCCTCGCAGCTGAAGCCGTCGCTCTGCATGAGGCGCACGAGCACGCGGCGAAGGTGCGGCTCGTCGTCGACGACGAGGCAGCGGAGGATCTCGGGAGTGTCGAGCGCCGGCGCCGGCGCCGTGGGGGTCTGCGTCATGGGTACTTCCTGTTCTCGCCCTGAATGGACCGGGACATCACGCGCGGCACGCCCGTCAGCGTTCCGCGCGCGGGCCCACGATGTATCTTCTCGCCGACTACATCCAAACACAAATCCATGTCGCGCATCTTCGACGATGACTTGAGGTTCGGCACGGGCACGCGCGCCGTACACGCCGGGCAGCGCCCCGACCCCACCTCGGGGGCGATCATGACCCCGATCTTCCAGACGTCGACCTACGCCCAGGAGGCGTTGGGACGCAACAAGGGGTACGAGTACGCCCGCGGGAAGAACCCCACGCGCGAGGCGCTGGAGCGCAACATCGCCTCCCTTGAGGG
This genomic stretch from Gemmatimonadaceae bacterium harbors:
- a CDS encoding winged helix-turn-helix transcriptional regulator — translated: MAKVLEIVERQLGERCCDSGVRPRIAVREAERLAEDLQLLAHPIRLQLLDVLGRNEGRVCVCDLEAAVPVKQPTVSHHLRILREAGLVESEKVGQWMYYRVRREVFGEMRSRLSSRLGALA
- the glmS gene encoding glutamine--fructose-6-phosphate transaminase (isomerizing), with the protein product MCGIVGYVGPKVATPLLIEGLKRLEYRGYDSAGVAIMNGAGVKTVKEAGKIARLESLLSLAPVEGTTGIGHTRWATHGPPNQVNAHPHVSQDGTIAVVHNGIIENATVLKQMLEGRGYTFSSDTDTEVLAHLIEECFDGSLEDAVLEALWQVEGTYGIAVISSVDAHKIVAARKGSPLLLGLGDKENFIASDVSAILAHTRQVVYLEDGEMAVIDDEGYRVIDMNATEIPKKVAHIEWDLAQIERGGYAHFMLKEIFEQPQTIENTMRGRMLDDEGTSKLGGLNLTDEELLGFSNIVITACGTSWHSALIGEHMLEELARIPVEVEYASEFRYRNPIVDHKTLCIVISQSGETADTLAAMREAKRRGARTLGIVNVVGSTIAREADGGIYIHAGPEIGVASTKAFTSQVIALLLFTLKLARLRGALSQERGAEIIAGMRALPAQIRQVLDRAQEIEDIAEEYKRASNFLYLGRGYNFPVALEGALKLKEISYIHAEGYPAAEMKHGPIALIDEMMPVVFIAPHDSVFDKITSNVHEVKARKGRVIAVTSRDEDALEGKIDYEFRIPETIDLLMPILASVPLQLLAYYVAVKRGANVDQPRNLAKSVTVE
- the glmM gene encoding phosphoglucosamine mutase translates to MRFEGLMVSVSGVRGRVGEALTPEIACQFAAAFGAFSIARSTSRVIVVGRDSRVSGPMFHRAVVSALQSVGADVLDIGMAPTPTVQMAVEHHHAAGGLAITASHNPVEWNALKFIGPAGLFLDAAEGAAMRAFLESRIPRATWDKLGAVSADDAAIDRHIDQILALPFLDVRGIRARGFHVALDACHGAGVTIFPKLLERLGCRVSAINLEPHGRFHRPPEPVAENLGELEALVKSSGAVVGFATDPDVDRLALVSDQGRAIGEDYTLALAARVILAKRRGPVVTNLSTSRIVADIAREAGCELVLAPVGEVNVAVKMRAVGAVVGGEGNGGVILPELHLGRDAPLAAALILQLLHEFDGTLSAVVSRYPQYRIVKDKLDRPNAPLDQVYRSLREAFADASVDTQDGLRLTWPDRWVHVRPSGTEPIVRVIAEAPTEEEARELVRRCRAPLDALAA
- a CDS encoding response regulator; translation: MTQTPTAPAPALDTPEILRCLVVDDEPHLRRVLVRLMQSDGFSCEEASNGAEALISLERRPAHLILTDLHMPELDGMGLLRSVRSRYPDTAVMLITAVADVSTAVNCLAEGAMDYLTKPFHLEEVRARVRQALEKRRLILENRDYQELLEIKVSVQARRLEELFLASIQSLAEALEVKDPYTHGHSLRVSKYSTVIARTLGLDADIVRQIELGGKVHDIGKIGVRESVLNKAGPLTDDEYQHIMTHPVVGWRILGPLLGEMPLALNIVRSHHERFDGRGIPDGLAGLDIPLEARIAAVADTFDAMTSERPYRPGVPLQATIAELRRCSGAQFDPDVVDAFLHALHSGAIDKAAIVEGGPAQGLAPMGVR